The nucleotide window ACAATTCAAGTGCTTGATAGCCACATGTACCTAGTGGCTaatgtattggacagtgcagatcaAGGATAAAGTGTCTATTTGTGGTTGGGTCAAGGGGCAAAGGAGAGGGTAGCAGCAGAAGTACGGTATAGAGAGAAGAAGGTCTAGAAAATCATTTTGTGGGGTAGTAAAAGGGTCTAACAGTGCTGGCCATATGTAACATTTCTAAGTTGAATCTTATTGTATATGATGTGGAACGGTCATGGAAATCAGATTATTTTCctatagagcagtggttctcaactgggctGGCAGGGCGGGGGAGAGATTTTGCCCCTCAGGGAACATTTGTATCTCTTAAGAAATTTTTGCTTGCCACAAGTTGGGGCTGCTGGTATCTAgagggtagaggccaggaatgctgctaaacatcccacacTGCAGAGGACAGCCCCCCACAGCAAGAAATTGTTTGGCTGAAAATGTCAGTAAaaccaaggttgagaaactgtGCTCTAGAGGATTTGAGTAAGAAAGACTGAGAGATCTATTCTTTTAGAACCTTAGTCTAATTGCCTTGTGATATTACTAAGGGGAGAACAGGTTGTTTTGAAGCATTTCAAAGTTTCTAGCAGTTTcactgttgatggactttttgatTAGACTATAAAGAAATCATTTCATGCTCAGAATGAGATTGTAGACCCATTCAATAAAGATAACATAAATAATATGTGCTGTGCATGTAAGACTCAACGACCTTGGGATAAGCTGATCTGTTCACCTTCGTATGGCTGTGGCATATGACCCACTGTCTCAATTATAATTGATGTCAATATTGGAATTACTTgtcactcttttctttctctatcaccatctcttattttatctttgttcctTTCCCTATACCCTAGCTCCTTTTTTATCACTCTCTTTTTGTTCCATCCCCTTCTCCTCTATCTTGTTTCCCCCCTGTTCACCAAGGCCCGTGCATACCTCCGACATCCTCTCCTACCCCAACTCTCATCTGTTTCCTCCCTTTATAGCTGTTGGCTCCTCATTCAAAATCACCAGTTTATCCACCATTCCCCAACTGTATCTGAAAGAACTGCCCCCGTACTCCCTTTAGATGCCTCTTAAAATCACTGTCTGTTCTACTAGTTCATGAAAACTACAAACTACAAGTTCTTGCCTCcctccaaaacaaagaaaaaccctccaaaaaattTGGGAGGAGTGATGCATATGTTTTTGACACAACTATTTAAGAAACTGCCTTCCATGTTTAGGGTTCTTTTCGAGCAGGTGCCATCATTCCAGGATGGCTCTCTGCTAGAACTCAGTGGTCTCATTACGGCGTCTAACATATTACACCTTCTTTTCGAATAACTGTGGCTGCGATTGAACTCAGAGCTCCTCTTTCTAACTGCTTGCATCCTCACCAATTTTTTTGTGCGTTTCTACAGACTTACTAGGACACTGCCTAATCCTTCATAATACTAACAACTACTTAGATCTCCTTTAACCTCATGCCCCCTTTGCCTTATGCCAGCAGTTATCCCAGGTCCCACTGGACTTTCTTCTCTTGCCACTATCACTCCAGGCTGTCTCTGGCCCCAAATCTTTCTGTACCTCCCTGACTCTTATCCTTGCCCCTCTGGTCAAGATCAGATGGTGGACACTGTGGTGGCAATTTGGAATCAACACCAGACTAAAAAGGGTAGCATGGTCTCAGTGCTCCAAACTACTCTTCACTCAGACTTTGAGGGTGTACAACTCTAAGACTAGAACAGTTCTTTATACACAACAGGTATTCAAAACTACTACCTGAATAGAATGTTCAATCATACAGAGTACGTTAGAGGAAAATCAGTCTGTCATCGTTTTTACCCATTTAAGTAAACTTAATGTTGTGGTAGCCAAGATCATCTTTCTTACCATTGCAGAAGTCTCTAAATTCAAGGATAAGATCAGAAACATGAGTTTCCCCTTTAAAGACTGTGAACAGCTTCTACACATGACAGTTTTTTAGCAAGACTGAAGGTAAAGGGGGAAAAGCTATCATTCATTAAgcatctaactttattttttagaaaaggatGTTTCTAATACTAAAGATTTAATACTTTACTTTTCATGATCATTAAAAAATCCTTTGTTTCAAATGTTTTGAAATAGTGCtcagataaatgaaaaaacaagtatGAGTGTGAAACTTGAtgtcttaaaatatttgtatcaGTTGATGTATACATTCAAAGtaaacttacttttatttttttataaggaGCATTATGTTCAAAAGATATAAAAGCTCAGTTTATCTTTATGGTGTTATGAAGAATGATTTAAGAGTCACCTTCCAATAGTAGTAGACACAAAATGATTCTGGTGCTTTTCCTACTCTCAAAGCAAGTATGTGTAATTAATGTCTTCAGTAagagattagatcacttcctGATCATTTTGGTGATGGCTATTCCTAGAATTAGTGGTTCGTGGCAGTTTGATGGTGTTGTAAATTTGAACGTGTTGGCCTTTGGTCACAATTCCTGTCATGCTATAAAATTCTCAAACTAGTGATGTAAAACTGTCGCAAATACGTTCATGAAATGCTAATACATTctgaagccaaaaagaaaaactaaattgtTCACTGTGTCTTAAAGTATTAGTGTCCTGAGAGTCCCAGTTTCTCATTAGTATAGGGTAACTGACAGGGGATGTTACCTTGTAAAGGTAATTACACTCTTTTTATAGAGATGAAGTAGTAAGTTAAGCTTTCAATTTTGATTATTAGGTTATTGTATTTACTTAATAGTCATCTTTCTCCAATTACAATACACTCTCTTTCTAAGGCTGAAAAAGTACCACAGAGTTATTTTTACTAAATTACTTTGTTTTAAGGTGTTTGTATTTTATCTCCTATTGCTATTACAGCCTCTTCAGCTATCTCTTTTGCTACCTTCCTGAACTCAGAATCACATACCAAAGCTGGAAGTTACCTTACCAATGATTGAACAGCAATGTCCTTGAGAAGTTTCTGCAGTGATAAAAAATGGTCTGGATCTGTGCTGTCCATTATTGTAGCTAccagccacacgtggctattgagcacttgaaatgtggctaatgtcaccaaggaactgaattttccACTTTATTTCAGTTAAGTTTAAATGTATATAGCCACATGTGGGTACTGGCTGCCATATTTGACAGTGCAGTTCTAGACCAACCTCTCCCGATCTCCCTCAGTTTAAATGACCTGAGATTCAGAAGAGAAGTGACTTATCCAAAGTTACAGATCCCTAACACACTCCATCatcccccttcccagcagctcccaCTGATGACTTACagctttcctttccattttaatgtttttcttagcCTGCTATCTTTCTGGtggtttcctcatttttttatcACTGGCAAAGCAAAATATTCCACAAAATTATTATATTCCCCATTTTAAGATAAGGGATATTTAGGCCATTATATCACTAATGATGGGGAAAAATAGTATGGTTTTAGTTCTTAATTTCAAAAGCAGTTTTCATCTATTTTAACTTAATACAGCATACCCGGTGGGCTTCTATTATATCATCTGCACTTTGCAGAATGGGAAAATGAAGGCAGAGAAAATATGAATGTCTTGCCTAAAGTCATACACTGAGTGGCCAAGGAAAAAGGAGCCAGAGTCGAGAGGTAGAATTCACATCTTTCAACCAGGACCAGGAAACATGGTTATTTGGGGCTGCAAGTGAGCAATGCTGGCAGTGGACAAGGCTTTCTGAAATAACTCTTAGTTCCTTCCAAGAAACTGAACTacttcagaaataaaaggaaattttactcAGGTAAATTCTCTGGTGCCAGAGAAATTTTTAATGATGATTGAAGCTTTGCCTACATCAGGATACTCAAGGTCTCCAAGGCAGATTTCTCTGATAACTAATTAGGCCTGAGTGTCTAAAGAACTTTTGTTACTTCCACCATATTAGTAGAGCTTATTTGCTGTATGAATTCTTTGATGTCTAATAAGGGCTGAACTTACACGGAAAGGCCTCCCACACTCATcacattcatagggtttttcaCCCGTGTGGATTCTCTGATGCTGAATGAGACCTGTGCGCCCGCTGAAATCtttcccacattctttacatttatAGGGTTTCACTCCAGTGTGTACTCTATGATGTCCAATGAGATGTGAGTGTTGAatgaaggcttttccacattcgTCACATTtatagggcttctctccagtgtgagttctCCTGTGTTTACTAAGGTCTGAGCTATGACTGAAACTTTTTCCACAGTCATCACATTTATAGCGTCTTCTTTCCCTCTGTTGCCACTCGAATCTGCCTTCACTTTCAATAGCATCTTTGGATTCAGGATACTGAGGAATAGCTTTGGTAAGTCTGTTGTTTATTTTCCCAAGGAATTCCATGTCTTTGGGTATATCTTCCTTCTGGGACAACTCTTCATTCTTAGTCTTGGTTTTATCACCTGTAACAAATGAACAGTATACAAACAGGTCCTATTCTAGGTTTAAGAAGCAAAAAGCCTATGGAATAAAGAACatgtaaatgttaaaaatgtgttataaaaatgaaaagtcacATGCAATGCAAAAGTTAGATATTTGGCACCATCAAAACATATATTGACAATAtagggaagaaattaaagaagaggcCAGTAAGGAAGATAGCAGGATACATTATTTGTGAATAGATTATGAAGAGAGGAAAAGGCAAAAATGTGGATGAGGGGTTACCTGGCAATCCTGTGCAAATGCAGAGTGGTAAATAGGAACTACACACATGCCAAGGATAACTAAGAGGGATAAACAGGGAGATTAGAAAACAGATGGGGAGGGAGGTAAAATTTTGGGAGAAACATGAGGGGTCTGAAACCTAGGTAGTAAGTGGGAGTAAAACCAAGTAAAAGTGACTGGAGAAGGTAATGGGATCAGGGGTCTGAGAGGAATATAGTGAGTTGGAACCATTAAAGGAGAGAAGTATGTATAAATAATAGTTAGCTAAAAGCAGAGAGAGCATGCAGGTCAGGATAAATGGAGGAAGCTAAGCAGGAAGTGACAGTGAATGGTCTGGTGTATGTGCTGGGTGGAATCCTTTTTCTGAAACTGATGTCCTCACTATCATCTCCTCCTGTCTAAACCCTAGcttggtggttctcaaactttattgtGCATCAGAACCATCTGGATGGCTTATCAAAACATTGCTGTGCTACCtacccccagagcttctgatttgATAAGGCTGGAGTAGAACCCTGAAATTTGCTCTTCTTGGTATGACAGacactgctggtccagggactgCACTTTGAGAGCCACTGGCCTAGCTATTATTCAAAGTCCATCTCAAATGCtgtctcctccaggaagtcttccctaacCTCCTAAATCGGACgtgctctctccctctttctgatccccatatcctcaacccCAAGCTAAGCATAGAACTTGGCACATAGCacgtactcaataaatatttgttgagttgaaTTCTATAAGAAAATAGGTGTTTTGATGATTTGGAGGGAATAAACCTATTTGGTCTTAATGCTGGGTGTCACCTATTTGGTTATGATGAAACCTCCATCTCAACAGGCCTAGGAATCCCAACTGTAGAACAATCATTTAATCACGTATAGTTTTCAGTGGTTCACTCGGTATGACGGAAGAAGCAGCAAGAGCTACTAGAACATTTCAGTTCCTGGGCTGGGTATGGAAAACACTGGCTCTGGACTGAGCGCCATGAACCCCATTCTTCATTGTCATCACAGTGTCCCCATCCTACCAAATCTTCCTCAAATCTTACCGTCCTccttacaatatattttttttaatcaggcaATAAATTTCTTAAAGTTTGGTTATTTGCTCTAAAATGATATTGTTTTGGAATCTAAATACCATATTATCTCAGGCTAGAAATTACAAGGACTGGATTAGAGCCAGAAAGTCCAGATATCAGTCCTGGCTTTGCTGAAAATTGTTTAAATGTTGGCAGATTATAACCATTTTGGTTTCCTTATCACCTCTGTGCCCTCCTCCTTTCCTATAGTTTGATCAGATGACGAAATGTATGATAAAGCATGTGTAAAAGTATAGCGTGTGGCAGAAGTACTGCTAAGTTAGTAGGTTAATGATCATTAAGCAAATCACAGAAATCAGAGACACCCCCATACCATTAAGAAAAGTGTTTTCAAACATCAACATATTGGCTCAACAGCTTCTTTTACATACTGGAGTCACTGATGGTTGGTTTTCGGTGGCTTACTGATGAAGatgaatatcttttaaaaaaggatacaaaGAGTTGGCACTTATGGTCAGTTTACCACCTTCAGGGGAATCTACCAGTCCTTAGGATGAGTCTCTCTCCTACAACTTCAGGAGAAGTCTGGAGAAAAATCCCTCACCAGGacttgaaaagatttttttttttttaaatacagggtCAGTTTTCCTTGTTCAGCAATTCAAATTACAACCCTCTCCCTTACATCTGCAATTGAACAACATAAAGAAAATTGTATGGAAACTGTCAAATGGGAACTTTTCTCATCTCAGGGACCTGCAGTCTACTTGGCCAACTGGAGTTTCAGGGCTTTATGTATCTCTTCCAAGTGCCAGCTATTCCCAGGCTAATAGGATTCTAGGAGATCTTGTTTCAGAACTGACGAAATTAGGAGTATTTCATTTTAGCATCTTCTGCCAGGGCCattcttccaattttattttggCATATCCAAGAGTCCCTATCAGTTACATTCCAGGTAAGCCCAGTCCTGCTCGTCACCGAGATGAGGCTATGTCCATAAAGACCATTTGATTACCATATGTACAACTTGCTTGACAGTCTAGAGGGAAAGAACAAGGTTAAATGCTGACTGAAGTGAAACTGGAACAGAGTTAAGTAGACAATCACTTACTGCTACCAGAGAGTCAGAGTTGTGGGTTAACAGAACATCCAAAAATTCCTTTTGAAATACCTGACAATGTGCTACAAAGAACTGCAAAACACTCAGTTCTCCAAGTTCTCTCATATGTGAAGATAATTCTGTATTAAGTGACCACTATTATAATTTCCAGGTATGTTTACAGAGACGAGTCCCATTACCCTAGCCAACGGCTAATACTAATAATCTTGCTGAAATGGatacaatgaaaattttaaaatgagatattgCATAAAAAAGTCTCTCTATttaacaataaatttattttaaaagacactgGCTTTTTGGTATATTATCatgatggttttaaaaaattgttctacTAGTAGACAGGAGCCCCAGCTTTCCCTCTAACTCCTTATGGAAACTTGGAAAAGTCACAATCACTGTGGGTATATCTGTTTAATTGTAAAATGAGGATTTGGACCAGATATTACATTCTTTTAATAAAGTTGAGAGGCATTTCTTCAAATGTATTTGTTGTgatttctgcagggtttttttctttttttcctttggttttgctttggtggttttgttttttgtttgtctgttttttggcgGGGAGTATAGTGGTAGTGGGAGCACAGATAAAAATTGTGTAAGATTGCCAGGGCTGTACCTTAGAAAAAAGTCATATTAATACTGTTCAAtgcagacaaagtagacttcccTAAGAAGTCATAGGCCTCAAGGATAGCTAGATTTCATGAGGTATCTTTTGGTAGATTAGATTAAGAAAATACAATTCACATTTTAACTGTATAGTATTCCCTTGAAAGGTTATTTTGGTAGCAGCACATGTGTAAACCTCTATAATTTTAGGTATAGGAAGTGTGTAATTTTCTGGACTTACATTAACGGGAAGCAGAGTGAAACTGGTccagaagtattaaaaaaaaaaaacagaaggaaagatatctaGAATTTAAAGTTTTGCATAGATAAGCCATTAGTCATAATAATTCTCCGTGTTCTCTGCAATACAATTTAGCACAATAGACACGTTAAATTATTATTGTGACCTATTTTATAAGTGCGTGTCCTATCTTCTCTGAAAGGTGAGGAGAGAAACTTATATGGCTTCTCACAGAAAAGAGGTGAGGATTCCACAGAGTTAAGCTTACTAAAGCTTATTAAAATAGTCTGACTCTTTCAGCTTCTGCCTCCTGATACTCTTGGTAAGACTCATTAACTTCTAAATGCCAAACTCAAGGGACTCTAATCAGTCCTCATCTTGTGTTCTATTAGTAGCATTGATTACATCTGGTgaactcctcccccaccccttgggCCAAATAGCAGCTTTTAAGTgtaatgaaaaactgaaatacaGTTCTTTCCATGATAGGGCAAGGGTAGGAAGGGAGATAAGATCTTCCACAGTGAGGTGAAGGACAAGCAGGAAAACTTAAAAGGGAGAAGATGAAAGTGAGAAAGCTCCTCTGTAACCTAAGGAACAAGCTCTTTCCTCATAAACAGACTCCTGCTCCTTACCAGTCCTTTGGGGCTCCCCAGATTCCTGCTCCTGCTGGGTCTTCTTGGGATGGAGCTGGATAGTCAGTGACTCATGTGGCCTTCTCAAGGGGGCCAACGTGTCCAAAAGTGTGTCCTGTCTTTCTGAATTGGCTGGGACCTGGGAACAATGAAGTATGATTGGGCTTGCAAGGTAGATTTTGTGAAAGAACCGAAAGAACTTCAGAGAAAGATCAAAAGAAGCATGTGCCAGGGACCAGGGCCATAGAAAAGAGGACAAATTCTGATGCAACTGCAAATAGCAATAATGACTAAAAACCAAGAGACGCAGTCTAATCTGTACAGTTCAGGACACTGGAGAAGAAAATTCGATGCCTCTAACAGTGATCGGCAGAGGTCCAGAATCATAGTCTGGGGACTTGAAAGGTACCTTAAAGATCATCGAACCCA belongs to Orcinus orca chromosome 10, mOrcOrc1.1, whole genome shotgun sequence and includes:
- the ZSCAN16 gene encoding zinc finger and SCAN domain-containing protein 16 isoform X1 translates to MATSLEPEEQKGLLIVKADHYGGQDSISQKYSPHRRELFRQHFRKLCYQDAPGPREALTQLWELCHQWLRPECHTKEQILDLLVLEQFLSILPRDLQAWVQAHHPETGEEAVTVLEDLERELDEPRKQVPANSERQDTLLDTLAPLRRPHESLTIQLHPKKTQQEQESGEPQRTGDKTKTKNEELSQKEDIPKDMEFLGKINNRLTKAIPQYPESKDAIESEGRFEWQQRERRRYKCDDCGKSFSHSSDLSKHRRTHTGEKPYKCDECGKAFIQHSHLIGHHRVHTGVKPYKCKECGKDFSGRTGLIQHQRIHTGEKPYECDECGRPFRVSSALIRHQRIHTANKLY